One genomic segment of Bradyrhizobium prioriisuperbiae includes these proteins:
- a CDS encoding folylpolyglutamate synthase/dihydrofolate synthase family protein gives MSAPAAKPLPALDEILARLSALHPKRIDLTLDRMLRILERLDHPERKLPPVIHVAGTNGKGSTVAYLRAILEAAGLRVHVYTSPHLVRINERFRLGQVGGGVLVTDDQLRAALAHCEEVNGGDPITIFEMETAAALTLFAQHPADAVLLEVGLGGRLDATNVIEAPAVSVITPIGIDHQDFLGDTLLKIAAEKAGIIKKRVPVVCAEQGPEAAAVIESQASRARAPLHAAGQEWHVNVERGRLVYQDERGLLDLSAPRLFGRHQFDNAGLAIAALRATDVFKIDPAAFEAGIARAEWPARMQRLTTGALVAAAPVHCEIWLDGGHNIDGGRVVAAALGDLEERVSRPLVVIAGMMGNKDARGFLANFAGLTRHIIAVAIPDQDNGMPVDVLTDAARHLGMRVESAVSVEAALRVIARLAYEVPPRILITGSLYLAGHVLAVNGTPPK, from the coding sequence GTGAGTGCTCCCGCGGCAAAACCGCTGCCTGCTCTCGACGAGATCCTGGCGCGGCTGTCTGCGTTGCATCCCAAGCGGATCGATCTGACGCTGGACCGGATGCTGCGGATTCTCGAACGCCTGGATCATCCGGAGCGCAAGCTGCCGCCGGTTATCCATGTGGCCGGGACCAACGGCAAGGGATCGACCGTCGCCTATTTGCGCGCGATCCTTGAAGCCGCTGGCTTGCGCGTGCATGTCTACACCTCGCCGCATCTGGTGCGGATCAATGAGCGCTTTCGCCTTGGGCAGGTCGGCGGCGGCGTGCTGGTGACCGACGATCAATTGCGGGCGGCGCTGGCGCATTGCGAAGAGGTCAACGGCGGTGATCCCATCACCATTTTCGAGATGGAAACAGCGGCGGCGCTGACACTGTTCGCGCAGCATCCCGCCGATGCAGTGCTGCTGGAAGTCGGCCTTGGCGGTCGTCTCGACGCCACCAATGTGATCGAGGCGCCTGCGGTCAGCGTCATTACCCCGATCGGGATCGATCACCAGGATTTCCTCGGCGACACCCTGCTGAAGATAGCGGCCGAAAAAGCCGGCATCATCAAAAAACGTGTACCGGTGGTGTGCGCCGAGCAAGGGCCGGAAGCTGCCGCCGTGATCGAAAGCCAAGCCAGCCGGGCGCGCGCGCCGCTGCACGCCGCGGGGCAGGAGTGGCATGTCAATGTCGAGCGCGGCCGTCTGGTCTATCAGGACGAGCGCGGCCTGCTTGATCTCTCCGCGCCGCGCCTGTTCGGCCGCCATCAGTTCGACAATGCCGGGCTCGCCATCGCAGCTTTACGCGCGACCGATGTCTTCAAGATCGACCCCGCCGCGTTCGAAGCCGGCATTGCACGGGCGGAATGGCCGGCGCGCATGCAGCGGCTCACCACCGGCGCGCTGGTGGCCGCGGCGCCGGTCCATTGCGAGATCTGGCTGGACGGTGGCCACAACATCGACGGCGGCCGTGTGGTGGCTGCGGCACTGGGTGATCTGGAAGAGCGCGTCTCGCGCCCGCTGGTGGTCATCGCCGGCATGATGGGCAACAAGGATGCACGCGGCTTCCTGGCGAATTTCGCAGGTCTCACCCGGCACATCATCGCGGTCGCGATCCCCGATCAGGACAATGGGATGCCGGTGGACGTGCTGACCGATGCCGCCCGCCATCTCGGCATGCGGGTGGAATCGGCTGTCAGTGTCGAGGCGGCGCTGCGCGTCATCGCGCGGCTCGCCTATGAAGTGCCGCCGCGCATCCTGATCACCGGTTCGCTTTATCTCGCCGGCCATGTGCTGGCGGTGAACGGCACGCCGCCGAAATAG
- the accD gene encoding acetyl-CoA carboxylase, carboxyltransferase subunit beta translates to MNWITNVVRPKIRSILRRETPENLWIKCPDSGQLVFYKDVESNQFVIPGSNYHMRMGAVARLKSIFDNETWFDVAVPDVTPDPLKFRDERKYVDRIKDARAKTNLNDSVKVGYGKLEGAPAVVVVQDFDFMGGSLGMAAGEAIVKGLELAVEKRSPCIVFAASGGARMQEGILSLMQLPRTTVAVQILREAKLPYIVVLTNPTTGGVTASYAMLGDVQIAEPGALIGFAGARVIEQTIREKLPEGFQRAEYLKDHGMIDMVVHRHELRPTLARLCRLLMKAPAVEVQAPKSAPADALPPPDPAVIAAPPA, encoded by the coding sequence CCGAAGATCCGCAGCATCCTGCGCCGCGAGACGCCGGAGAATCTCTGGATCAAGTGCCCGGATTCCGGGCAGCTGGTGTTCTACAAGGATGTCGAGAGCAACCAGTTCGTCATTCCCGGCTCGAACTACCACATGCGCATGGGCGCGGTGGCGCGGCTGAAGTCGATCTTCGACAACGAAACCTGGTTCGACGTGGCGGTGCCCGATGTCACGCCCGATCCGCTGAAATTCCGTGATGAGCGCAAGTACGTCGATCGCATCAAGGACGCCCGCGCTAAGACCAACCTGAACGATTCCGTGAAGGTCGGTTACGGCAAGCTGGAAGGCGCGCCGGCCGTGGTCGTGGTGCAGGATTTCGATTTCATGGGCGGCTCGCTCGGCATGGCCGCGGGCGAAGCCATCGTCAAGGGCCTCGAGCTCGCGGTGGAGAAGCGCTCGCCCTGCATCGTGTTCGCCGCCTCCGGTGGCGCGCGGATGCAGGAAGGCATCCTGTCGCTGATGCAGCTGCCACGCACCACGGTCGCGGTGCAGATCCTGCGCGAGGCCAAGCTGCCCTATATCGTCGTGCTCACCAATCCGACCACCGGTGGTGTCACGGCGTCGTACGCCATGCTTGGCGACGTGCAGATCGCCGAGCCCGGTGCCCTGATCGGTTTTGCCGGCGCGCGGGTCATCGAGCAGACCATTCGCGAAAAGCTCCCCGAAGGGTTTCAACGCGCGGAATATCTGAAGGACCATGGCATGATCGACATGGTCGTGCACCGTCACGAGCTGCGCCCGACACTGGCGCGGCTCTGTCGCCTGCTGATGAAGGCGCCGGCTGTCGAGGTCCAAGCGCCAAAGTCCGCACCCGCGGATGCGTTGCCGCCGCCGGATCCGGCCGTCATCGCCGCGCCGCCCGCGTGA